The Staphylothermus marinus F1 genome has a segment encoding these proteins:
- a CDS encoding triphosphoribosyl-dephospho-CoA synthase produces MEKHWFYAELLSYSILLEVSGYPKPGNVHRTRNLPGLVFEDFLYTGVASVKWFKKGIIRGLRGYSRIVFGDIIYGIVHDTISYRGVNTCLGSSLLLAPISIGIGKCLGKQVEDIKCYIEEALNALKKTTVYDSIYFYRAVRLAKPSYIRKTDDTGEYVNVWDRCFRSKLIARNQRLHDILKYSASRDIVADEVVNGYPRSLDGKMFFQARINAHKDWNRGVVETYLYLLSKYKDTTITRTHGEKIAAEIVVRARKTLNTVLEKRNNWMNQVEDLDVYLRKQNINPGSIADIVVSTIALILLDKNLSYTIKHDKQLLK; encoded by the coding sequence ATGGAAAAGCATTGGTTTTATGCTGAATTATTAAGTTATTCAATCTTATTAGAAGTATCAGGTTATCCTAAGCCTGGAAATGTTCACAGAACCCGGAATTTGCCGGGTTTAGTGTTTGAGGATTTCCTATATACTGGAGTAGCATCTGTTAAATGGTTTAAGAAAGGAATAATTAGGGGATTACGTGGTTATTCTAGGATCGTTTTTGGAGATATAATTTATGGGATAGTCCACGATACTATTAGTTATAGAGGGGTAAATACCTGTCTAGGATCATCTCTCCTCCTAGCTCCTATAAGTATTGGTATTGGTAAATGTCTTGGCAAGCAAGTAGAAGATATTAAGTGCTATATAGAGGAAGCATTGAATGCATTGAAAAAGACGACGGTTTATGACTCAATATATTTTTATAGAGCGGTTAGATTAGCGAAGCCATCGTATATAAGGAAAACAGATGATACAGGCGAATATGTTAATGTATGGGACAGATGTTTTCGATCAAAACTAATAGCTAGGAATCAGCGATTACATGATATATTGAAATATAGTGCTTCTAGAGATATTGTTGCTGATGAAGTAGTTAATGGTTATCCGAGATCGTTGGATGGAAAAATGTTTTTCCAGGCCAGGATCAATGCACATAAGGACTGGAACCGGGGGGTTGTCGAGACATACCTATATCTTCTAAGCAAATACAAAGATACCACAATAACTAGAACACATGGTGAAAAAATAGCGGCCGAAATAGTTGTTAGAGCAAGAAAAACGTTGAATACAGTATTGGAGAAAAGAAATAATTGGATGAATCAGGTTGAAGATCTAGATGTTTATCTAAGAAAACAAAATATTAATCCGGGATCAATAGCTGACATAGTTGTATCAACTATAGCATTGATCCTACTAGATAAAAATTTATCGTATACAATTAAACATGACAAACAATTGTTAAAATGA
- a CDS encoding TIGR00269 family protein, protein MCGRNAVVYLHHSRLWLCREHFNKFIENRVMRTIKRYNLIRRGDRVLLGLSGGKDSVVLAYILSKLRETIGFKLYLTHLNLGIGEYSKKTVEIVRKISEKINAPLIILDLREILSIGIPELALKTRRPPCSVCGVVKRYLLNALAVELKADSIATGHNLDDMVTFILREFLVQNLEQIPKLAPRIEGAEDYLATKIKPLYETYEEDIKKYAELNNIDYVEEKCPLADEKTITSSLKKHLGILENKFPGLTIGFIRRFVKNLEKYPKPRDTIRRCSICGMPSSGEVCSFCKITQKALGKPMGPYAREYIREIVRKSITDY, encoded by the coding sequence ATTTGTGGTAGAAACGCAGTTGTTTATTTGCATCACTCAAGATTATGGCTGTGTAGAGAACACTTCAACAAGTTCATAGAGAATAGGGTTATGAGAACTATTAAGCGATACAATTTAATTAGGAGGGGTGATCGTGTACTACTTGGATTATCAGGCGGAAAGGATAGCGTAGTCTTAGCATATATTCTGAGTAAGCTTAGAGAAACAATTGGTTTCAAACTATACTTGACACATTTAAATCTAGGTATTGGGGAATATAGTAAGAAAACCGTTGAAATAGTGAGGAAGATTTCTGAAAAGATAAATGCTCCCCTAATAATTCTTGATCTCAGAGAAATCCTGAGCATAGGTATACCTGAACTAGCATTAAAAACCCGAAGACCTCCCTGTAGCGTTTGCGGCGTTGTGAAAAGATATTTATTGAATGCATTAGCTGTAGAACTTAAAGCTGATAGTATAGCTACAGGACACAATCTAGATGACATGGTAACTTTTATTCTCAGAGAATTCCTTGTCCAAAACCTTGAACAAATACCAAAATTAGCCCCCCGCATTGAAGGAGCCGAGGATTATTTAGCGACTAAGATAAAACCCTTATACGAAACATATGAGGAGGATATTAAGAAATATGCTGAATTAAACAATATAGATTATGTTGAGGAAAAATGTCCATTAGCAGATGAAAAAACTATAACTAGTAGTTTAAAAAAGCATCTAGGGATTCTAGAAAATAAATTTCCAGGATTAACTATAGGGTTTATACGTAGATTTGTGAAGAACCTTGAGAAATACCCTAAACCCAGAGATACTATTAGGAGATGCAGTATATGTGGAATGCCTAGTAGTGGAGAAGTATGTAGTTTCTGTAAAATAACTCAGAAAGCTCTTGGAAAACCCATGGGACCTTACGCTAGAGAATACATTAGAGAGATCGTCCGTAAAAGCATTACTGATTACTGA
- a CDS encoding phosphoadenosine phosphosulfate reductase family protein — MINIIVRSSKDADAVKAMINRFYKDWNIKVYTLHGARTIDDINYRLKEIISDDKFYLLLLGREEQNIIDELRKNKPDNLAIQVVPRKRVRNTRIEHLAWIFDIGKSIFRLAVGWRNDVEAYVLSQYKGIRLEDYNIDPAYDIFLGIGEEFLYNLEKILGGKTCELPLFVRKYGGEHDIYCGDKKVAILQIPDEGIIPKGKIIRETYDEPNEKNVLEANKQVLSLYEKISIKILEKYREWADTIIVPWSGGKDSTATLLLTLKVFSKNKVKTIYADTGTEFPWTHKYINEIAERLGVEVIRVYAGIDKGILDEGYPMPRHDNRWCTYRKIKAIEETIGKLSDGNILLVKGDRDGESRARSMRPPIYVENENKIVVTPIKFWSAAHIQLYMLLNNIELNPLYYKGFYRIGCYICPALRSWEVYIMMNDPDLRNVLDKYPLYKLFIRIRKGEIPSYKNMG; from the coding sequence ATGATCAATATTATTGTTCGTAGCTCTAAGGATGCAGACGCTGTTAAAGCTATGATTAATAGGTTTTATAAGGACTGGAACATAAAAGTATATACATTACATGGTGCAAGAACAATTGATGACATAAACTATAGGCTTAAAGAAATAATTAGTGATGATAAATTCTACCTCCTATTACTCGGCAGAGAAGAACAAAATATTATTGATGAATTAAGGAAGAATAAACCAGACAACCTAGCAATACAAGTTGTGCCTAGGAAAAGAGTTCGTAATACGAGAATAGAGCATTTAGCATGGATATTCGATATAGGTAAAAGTATTTTCAGACTAGCTGTTGGTTGGAGAAATGATGTTGAAGCATATGTTCTCAGCCAATACAAGGGTATTAGGCTTGAAGACTACAATATTGACCCAGCATATGATATCTTCTTAGGAATAGGCGAAGAATTCTTATATAACCTGGAAAAGATTCTTGGAGGTAAAACATGTGAACTACCCCTCTTTGTAAGAAAATATGGTGGAGAACATGACATATACTGTGGAGATAAAAAAGTAGCAATACTACAAATACCAGATGAAGGAATCATCCCTAAAGGAAAAATTATTAGAGAAACATATGATGAGCCAAATGAGAAAAATGTTTTAGAAGCTAATAAACAAGTTCTCTCATTATACGAAAAAATATCTATCAAAATACTCGAAAAATACCGTGAATGGGCAGATACAATAATTGTTCCGTGGAGTGGTGGAAAAGATAGTACTGCAACACTATTATTGACTTTAAAAGTTTTCTCGAAAAATAAGGTGAAAACAATATATGCTGATACAGGAACAGAGTTTCCATGGACTCATAAATACATTAATGAAATAGCTGAACGTCTAGGAGTAGAAGTTATAAGAGTCTATGCAGGAATAGACAAAGGCATTCTAGATGAAGGATATCCCATGCCTAGACACGATAATAGATGGTGTACTTATAGGAAAATAAAAGCAATAGAGGAGACAATAGGGAAGTTATCAGATGGAAACATTCTCCTAGTTAAAGGAGATAGAGACGGAGAATCTAGAGCTAGAAGCATGAGACCTCCTATCTATGTAGAGAATGAAAACAAAATAGTAGTAACACCTATAAAGTTTTGGAGTGCAGCACATATTCAACTATACATGTTATTGAACAATATAGAATTAAATCCATTATACTATAAAGGATTCTACAGAATCGGATGCTATATATGTCCAGCTCTTAGAAGCTGGGAAGTCTATATAATGATGAATGATCCCGATCTTAGAAATGTTCTCGATAAATACCCATTATATAAATTATTCATCCGTATACGTAAAGGCGAAATACCTTCATATAAGAATATGGGCTAA
- a CDS encoding adenylate kinase encodes MLRIILIGPPGAGKGTYARYFSKKYCIPHISTGDIFREEVAKGTELGKKIKDILDRGELVPDDIVIEIVKKRLQQPDTAKGFILDGFPRTIRQAEALDEITKLDAAIHIYIAMEEAVRRLSNRYICPKCGRVYNLLFNPPKNDLRCDDDGTPLIRRSDDEPEVIRRRYKIYYETFQPIIEYYKKKNLLIEIDNTIGSDKGIPLLEKILIDKGILKIEPCNPNVSIK; translated from the coding sequence ATGTTGCGAATAATATTAATCGGTCCTCCAGGAGCAGGTAAAGGCACATATGCAAGGTATTTCTCGAAAAAATATTGTATCCCACATATTAGTACAGGAGACATATTCAGGGAGGAAGTAGCTAAAGGAACAGAGCTTGGGAAAAAGATAAAAGATATACTTGATAGAGGAGAACTAGTTCCTGATGATATAGTTATAGAAATAGTTAAGAAGAGATTGCAACAACCAGATACGGCTAAAGGATTTATACTTGATGGTTTCCCTAGAACTATTAGGCAAGCAGAAGCTCTAGATGAAATAACCAAGCTTGACGCAGCTATACACATATATATTGCTATGGAAGAAGCTGTTAGAAGGCTCAGTAATAGATATATTTGTCCAAAATGTGGAAGAGTCTATAACTTATTATTTAATCCTCCAAAGAACGATCTCAGATGCGATGATGATGGAACACCTCTTATAAGGAGATCAGATGATGAACCAGAAGTTATACGTAGGAGATATAAAATATACTATGAAACATTTCAGCCAATCATAGAATACTATAAGAAAAAGAATCTATTAATAGAAATAGACAATACTATTGGAAGCGATAAGGGAATACCATTACTGGAGAAAATCCTCATCGATAAAGGCATACTAAAGATAGAACCATGCAATCCAAACGTATCTATTAAGTAA